A DNA window from Phragmites australis chromosome 11, lpPhrAust1.1, whole genome shotgun sequence contains the following coding sequences:
- the LOC133885455 gene encoding protein LURP-one-related 8-like — MTKVHPNAAAAAKAAAAAPVVGEEKREAVSLTVWRRSLLFNGKGFTVFDCKGNLVYRVESYTGGSPREIVLMDADGHGLVTIRRKKLSLADEWLIYDGDAAASPMTATPPKRFTARRHVSLRSTRSLAHLSPVRPLVCGDAGAAPSCRYDVEGSYVGRSLDVFASTGSGGEQRRRVAAVRPKEAAVGPDVFRLVVEPGFDPALAMAVVILLEQMHAS; from the exons ATGACAAAGGTGCACCCGAACGCCGCTGCAGCGGCGaaggcggcggctgctgctccGGTGGTtggagaggagaagagggaaGCGGTGTCGCTGACGGTGTGGCGGCGGTCTCTGCTGTTCAACGGCAAGGGGTTCACCGTATTCGACTGCAAGGGAAATCTTGTTTACCGCGTCGAATCCTACACCGGCGGCTCGCCCCGTGAGATCGTCCTCATGGACGCTGACGGCCACGGCCTCGTCACCATCCGCCGCAAG AAGCTGAGCTTGGCGGACGAGTGGCTCATCTACGACGGCGACGCAGCAGCATCACCGATGACCGCCACCCCGCCCAAGCGGTTCACGGCGCGGCGGCACGTGAGCCTGCGCTCGACCAGGTCGCTTGCGCACCTGTCCCCGGTCCGCCCGCTGGTGTGCGGGGACGCAGGAGCCGCGCCCAGCTGCCGGTACGACGTGGAGGGCTCGTACGTCGGGCGCAGCCTCGACGTGTTCGCCTCCACCGGCTCCGGCGGCGAGCAGCGGCGACGCGTGGCTGCGGTGCGCCCGAAGGAGGCCGCAGTCGGGCCGGACGTATTCCGTCTAGTGGTGGAGCCGGGCTTCGACCCGGCGCTCGCCATGGCCGTCGTCATCCTCCTCGAGCAGATGCACGCATCTTAA